In the genome of Sciurus carolinensis chromosome 3, mSciCar1.2, whole genome shotgun sequence, one region contains:
- the Gad1 gene encoding glutamate decarboxylase 1: protein MASSTPSSSATSSNAGTDPNTTNLRPTTYDTWCGVAHGCTRKLGLKICGFLQRTNSLEEKSRLVSAFKERQSSKNLLSCENSDRDARFRRTETDFSNLFARDLLPAKNGEEQTVQFLLEVVDILLNYVRKTFDRSTKVLDFHHPHQLLEGMEGFNLELSDHPESLEQILVDCRDTLKYGVRTGHPRFFNQLSSGLDIIGLAGEWLTSTANTNMFTYEIAPVFVLMEQITLKKMREMIGWSSKDGDGIFSPGGAISNMYGIMAARYKYFPEVKTKGMVAVPKLVLFTSEHSHYSIKKAGAALGFGTDNVILIKCNERGKIIPADLEAKILEAKQKGYVPLYVNATAGTTVYGAFDPIQEIADICEKYNLWLHVDAAWGGGLLMSRKHRHKLSGIERANSVTWNPHKLMGVLLQCSAILVREKGILQGCNQMCAGYLFQPDKQYDVSYDTGDKAIQCGRHVDIFKFWLMWKAKGTVGFENQINKCLELAEYLYAKIKNREEFEMVFDGEPEHTNVCFWYIPQSLRGVPDSPERREKLHRVAPKIKALMMESGTTMVGYQPQGDKANFFRMVISNPGATQSDIDFLVEEIERLGQDL, encoded by the exons ATGGCGTCTTCCACCCCTTCTTCGTCCGCAACCTCCTCGAACGCGGGAACGGATCCCAATACCACCAACCTGCGCCCCACAA CGTATGACACCTGGTGTGGCGTGGCCCATGGATGCACCAGAAAACTGGGACTGAAGATCTGCG GTTTCTTGCAGAGGACCAATAGCCTGGAAGAAAAGAGTCGCCTCGTGAGCGCCTTCAAGGAGAGGCAGTCCTCCAAGAACCTGCTTTCCTGCGAAAACAGTGACCGGGATGCCCGCTTCCGTCGCACAGAGACTGACTTCTCCAACCTGTTTGCTCGAG ATCTGCTTCCAGCTAAGAATGGGGAGGAGCAAACCGTGCAGTTCCTACTTGAAGTGGTGGACATACTCCTCAACTATGTCCGCAAGACCTTTGATCGCTCCACCAAGGTGCTGGACTTCCATCACCCGCACCAGTTGCTGGAAGGCATGGAGGGCTTTAACTTGGAGCTCTCTGACCACCCAGAGTCCTTGGAGCAGATCCTGGTCGATTGCAGAGACACCCTGAAGTATGGAGTTCGCACAG GTCATCCTCGATTTTTCAACCAACTTTCCTCTGGATTAGATATCATTGGTTTAGCTGGTGAATGGCTGACATCAACTGCCAATACCAATAT GTTTACATATGAAATTGCACCAGTATTTGTCCTCATGGAGCAAATAACTCTTAAGAAGATGAGAGAGATGATTGGATGGTCAAGTAAAGATGGTGATGGGATATTTTCTCCTG GGGGAGCCATATCCAACATGTACGGCATCATGGCTGCTCGCTACAAGTACTTCCCGGAAGTCAAGACCAAGGGCATGGTCGCTGTGCCCAAACTGGTCCTCTTCACCTCAGAACAT AGTCACTATTCCATAAAGAAAGCTGGGGCTGCACTTGGCTTTGGAACTGACAATGTGATTTTGATAAAGTGCAATGAAAG GGGAAAGATAATTCCAGCTGATTTAGAGGCAAAGATTCTTGAAGCCAAGCAAAAG GGATATGTTCCTCTTTACGTCAACGCAACTGCTGGCACAACTGTTTACGGAGCTTTTGATCCGATACAAGAGATTGCAGATATTTGTGAGAAATACAACCTTTGGCTCCACGTTGAT GCTGCCTGGGGTGGTGGGCTGCTCATGTCCAGGAAGCACCGCCATAAACTCAGCGGCATAGAAAG GGCCAACTCAGTCACCTGGAACCCTCACAAACTGATGGGCGTGCTGCTCCAGTGCTCTGCCATTCTCGTCAGGGAAAAG GGTATACTCCAAGGCTGCAACCAGATGTGCGCAGGATACCTCTTCCAGCCAGACAAGCAGTATGATGTCTCCTACGATACCGGGGACAAGGCAATTCAGTGTGGCCGCCACGTGGACATCTTCAAGTTCTGGCTGATGTGGAAAGCGAAG ggCACAGTGGgatttgaaaatcaaatcaaCAAATGCCTGGAACTGGCTGAGTATCTCTATGCCAAGATTAAAAACAGAGAAGAATTTGAGATGGTTTTCGATGGTGAG CCCGAGCACACAAACGTCTGTTTCTGGTATATTCCACAAAGCCTCAGAGGTGTTCCAGATAGCCCAGAGCGACGGGAAAAATTACACAGG GTGGCTCCAAAGATCAAAGCCCTGATGATGGAGTCAGGCACAACCATGGTGGGCTACCAGCCTCAGGGGGACAAGGCCAACTTCTTCCGGATGGTCATCTCAAACCCAGGCGCCACCCAGTCGGACATCGACTTCCTCGTTGAGGAGATAGAAAGACTGGGCCAGGATCTGTAA
- the LOC124979661 gene encoding uncharacterized protein LOC124979661 isoform X2, protein MRAAPSVPAVPEPQERQPSPGASPYPILQSSAGEAPSVLLAGLRNNDSCRSQLHSRPPKGPGAKRAIKPRMAVESDARSQICGQTGGLLLSGILITLPSCCWLQQGEKMLVPWVQREISDSSKQGASSPSHPPAHLSPSPSLQPARVLAAISRVTSIKAEAQHRPSGEKKRPDVRETTCHG, encoded by the exons ATGAGGGCTGCCCCTTCAGTTCCAGCAGTTCCAGAACCACAGGAAAGACAGCCTTCACCCGGAGCCTCCCCCTACCCAATCCTCCAATCCTCCGCTGGAGAGGCTCCCTCGGTTCTGCTTGCCGGGCTACGTAACAATGACAGCTGCAGGAGCCAGCTCCACAGCCGGCCACCGAAAGGACCTGGAGCGAAACGCGCTATTAAGCCCAGAATGGCAGTGGAGTCGG atGCTAGAAGCCAGATCTGTGGGCAGACAGGTGGACTCTTGCTCTCCGGAATCCTAATCACACTCCCTTCCTGCTGTTGGCTTCAG CAAGGAGAGAAAATGCTAGTGCCATGGGTCCAGCGTGAAATCTCCGATTCCTCAAAGCAAGGCGCCTCCAGTCCCTCCCATCCCCCAGCCCACCTCAGCCCGAGCCCCAGCCTCCAGCCGGCGCGAGTGTTGGCTGCGATAAGCAGAGTGACATCCATTAAAGCCGAGGCACAACACAGACCGAGTGGGGAGAAAAAACGGCCTGATGTCCGGGAGACAACATGTCACGGATGA
- the LOC124979661 gene encoding uncharacterized protein LOC124979661 isoform X1, whose protein sequence is METKSTLQIKPKGSLLACGLQTHSILAEVPAVPEPQERQPSPGASPYPILQSSAGEAPSVLLAGLRNNDSCRSQLHSRPPKGPGAKRAIKPRMAVESDARSQICGQTGGLLLSGILITLPSCCWLQQGEKMLVPWVQREISDSSKQGASSPSHPPAHLSPSPSLQPARVLAAISRVTSIKAEAQHRPSGEKKRPDVRETTCHG, encoded by the exons ATGGAAACTAAGTCGACCTTACAAATTAAACCAAAAGGGAGTCTTCTAGCTTGTGGCCTCCAAACGCACAGCATTCTAGCAGAAG TTCCAGCAGTTCCAGAACCACAGGAAAGACAGCCTTCACCCGGAGCCTCCCCCTACCCAATCCTCCAATCCTCCGCTGGAGAGGCTCCCTCGGTTCTGCTTGCCGGGCTACGTAACAATGACAGCTGCAGGAGCCAGCTCCACAGCCGGCCACCGAAAGGACCTGGAGCGAAACGCGCTATTAAGCCCAGAATGGCAGTGGAGTCGG atGCTAGAAGCCAGATCTGTGGGCAGACAGGTGGACTCTTGCTCTCCGGAATCCTAATCACACTCCCTTCCTGCTGTTGGCTTCAG CAAGGAGAGAAAATGCTAGTGCCATGGGTCCAGCGTGAAATCTCCGATTCCTCAAAGCAAGGCGCCTCCAGTCCCTCCCATCCCCCAGCCCACCTCAGCCCGAGCCCCAGCCTCCAGCCGGCGCGAGTGTTGGCTGCGATAAGCAGAGTGACATCCATTAAAGCCGAGGCACAACACAGACCGAGTGGGGAGAAAAAACGGCCTGATGTCCGGGAGACAACATGTCACGGATGA